GCGCCCAGGCTTTTCACCACTTCGAATGCCAGCGGGTCGCTTATTTCATCTTTCTGGCAGGATGCTATGGCTATTACTGCCAGTAAATATATCAGAAGACAACTCTTTTTCATGCGTCGTTTTTTTAACGTTGATTCTGGATGATAGCCGGATTGTTGGCGATCATTTTTGGTTCGAAAGGTAACAGGTAACGGGGCGAACCGGCGGGCAGTGTGGCCAGTACATTGCTGGTAACGTCCGACGTTCTTTGCAGTGTTCTGGCAAAGGCACTTTCCTGGTTTAATCTTTTAAGATCGAAGGTGCGCAGGCCGCCGCGGAGGAACAATTCCCTTCTTCTTTCCAGTAACACCGCGCTCAACGCATCCGCATCGTTGATGTAAGTAAGCGACACATAATCAACCGGCTTAAAACGTTTCTGACGTAACTGGTTCAGTAACGTGATCGCATCACTGC
This genomic interval from Chitinophaga horti contains the following:
- a CDS encoding RagB/SusD family nutrient uptake outer membrane protein — protein: MSAGNKGSDAITLLNQLRQKRFKPVDYVSLTYINDADALSAVLLERRRELFLRGGLRTFDLKRLNQESAFARTLQRTSDVTSNVLATLPAGSPRYLLPFEPKMIANNPAIIQNQR